A segment of the Anopheles cruzii chromosome 2, idAnoCruzAS_RS32_06, whole genome shotgun sequence genome:
AGTTGTTCCAGAAGAATGGGGCCGATTACTTCGTTGACATGATGCCAGCATTGCACAATTACATCACCGTCGACACTCCCGCCTTCCTGTCCAACCCGAACCACGTGATCGCGATGTACAATATGTGCAAGTCGGTAAGGAGAGGCATACAGCGGACGGAAGAAACCACGAAAGGGTGCGGGTATTTTAATTGGCATTACACCTCGTTGTCACAGATACTGACCAGCAGCACGACGGAAGAGTCGGAATGCAGTGCGGCCAAGCTGCTGGAGGTTATCATTCTGCAGTGCAAGGGACACATTGACGATTTCATACCGAGCTTCGTCGAGCTAGCGCTGATGCGGTTGACGCGAGAGGTGAAAACGTCCGAGCTGCGAACGATGTGCTTACAGGTTGGTTACGGTGCCGATCCGACGCACATTCATTGTGAGACCATTCTGGAAACTTTCACTTCTTTTTTGTGCACCCAGGTGGTTATAGCAGCGATCTACTACAACCCCACTCTGTTGTTAGAAATACTGGAAAAGTTCCCGAACCCGGCGCCCAATTCCTCCATCACTGCTCACTTCATCCGGCAATGGCTGCACGATTACGATTGCTTCCTTGGGTAGGTGTATCCCTTGGCTACAGGTCTCTTCAAATTGGTTAATCTGTTTCTTTTACCCGTTTGCGTTTGTATATGGAACACAACAGTATTCATGATCGTAAGCTTTGCATCATCGGGCTGTGCACGTTGCTGTCGCTGGGCGATCGGAAGCCGACGGTGCTGAGCGAACTACCGGACAAGATCATTCCAACGATGCTGATGGTGTTCGATGGGTTGAAGCGTGCGTACGCTGCCCGTGCATCCGAAGGCGAAGAGGAGGAAAGCGAAGACGAAAGCGAAGACCTGGAGGACGGACTTTCGAGTGACGAAGACGACGTGGACGAAATGAACCCATACTTCAAGAACGTGTCGAAGATGGTGCAAGATAAGGGTGCGGAGGCCGGCTTCGAGATAACGGCTTCGATTCAGGTAAGGGTGGGAAATGAACCAATGTTCGGCGTTCGAAACCATTCACACGGAACGTGGCCCGCGCGATCTCGATATCTTCCGTAGGACGCCGATAGTGAtgaggatgacgacgacgaagatgacgataCCGAAGACGGTGATGAGCTTGATGAAACAGCGCTGGAAGGCTACACGACACCGCTGGACGATGAGGACAATCCGAACGCAGTGGATGAGTACATCCTGTTCCAGGATGTCATGAACAGTGCGTGTCTATTGCAAATTTTGTGCCACTGACGCGCGCGGCGTCGCCATCAAGTAACAATCATTAATGTTTGCCCTTCCTCTACAGATCTTCCCAACACGGATCCGGCCTGGTATACAATGCTTACCAGAAATTTGAACGCGTCAGAGCAAAAGAACCTGCAGGAGGTACTCGTGCTGGCGAATCAgaagaaggaagcaaaacgatCGAAGCAGATCGCGGAGCAGAACAGCGCAGCAGGTGCGTGTAGCAGTACGATCGATGCGCGATCCTGATCTTTCCATGCTTATGGCCGACTGTTTTCCTCGCTTTCAGGATATCAGTTCACTCAACATCAAATTCCCAGCAGCTTTAGCTTCAGCGCACCCCAGCCAccgcagtagtagtagcggtGAGAGTGCCCTTGTTTCGAAGCAGAATTTTCCCATCGGTTTCCACTCGCCAGTGGCACCTCTGCATTCGTTgtaatggaaagaaaaacaacataatcCACCACACGCCTCCAGCGGATTCGAAACAGAGAACGAGCAACCACTACACGGTTTTAAAAGGCTTTATTTATACGCTTAGTtctatcagcagcagcagcagccgcaacaatATTGTTTATAATGTTACAGAGGGCTAACTAAAAGAACACACCACCACGATCCTCGAAACAACCAATTTCTGCtttacttttttcttttcaaaataataaaacagtTGTGTGCATGCGTGTAACGAAAGTGTAAAGCTGTGCGCTCGCGTACGCGCGCGGAtcaagaaaatcgaaacacaaaacacaataaaTGTTGGATATTAAACTCAGCTTAGTTTCGTCTCCGAGCGGTGCCGGTACCGGGGTTTAGTTAGTCCACTGTTGTAGTAGATGATGGGTTATTGTGGGGTTTTAATGAACAGTGAAAGTGGCAGGGAAAACGGTTCCCAGTTGTTGATGGTATGGATCCGAAACCAAGCTGTCGTTGGGCGTTAGTGTGCCACAACGCTGCACATAGCGTTGGTAATAACCGAAGGCTTTATTCTGTGATGCTTTCGATTTAAGACACATAAAAGTGTTTCGTTTATATTGATGCGCTTTGGAGACATGTTTTTCCATAGCCCCTCTTTGCGGAATCGTTGGGTATATTGCAGCACATCAGTGTCCGTTGTTGCAGCTTGTTGTGATAGTAGGCTGATTACATGGGTAATACTTGTGAATGGTGGGCATTTGGTTTCCGCACAACAAACCCCGACTGTAAAAGGAATTGGCCTATTGGTCAACGATCTCCCAGTAGCTTCATCCTGTGAACCGTAATGAAAGCCCAATCGTTCCGACGCTGTGTTGACACACACAAGCCATGTTTAATCGATGAAGAACCCTGGTTGTGAGATGAAactgcaaaaaagaaagatagaAACACGCAATGCACGCAACAAACAATTTGCAACTCAGAAACGAAGTtagcgaaagcaaacacaacgAATCGAGCATTTATCGCCGCGTTACTTTTCAGGGCCATAGAAATACGAAACCCAGTGACAAGCTTCGAGCGATCGAAACAAGATTGTAGCGACTTGTAGCAAAGGAAACTAAATATTTATGAGGGCTGAGAAAAGGAGCCGGATTCAGAGGCGAaagtgacgaaaagaaaatatataTTGATTATAAACGAACCAAACTAAAACTAGCATGAAGCAAAGCCGAAGCTTGTGAAAGAAATATCCTCGTCGCGGCCATATGAGAAATAACACAGACTTTGGGTGTTTACTTCGTTTTAcacataattttattttcagttTTCATTTCCTCGAATCTCCACCATGGTCGGTTCAccggtttcactttcttttcgctcaTTGGGAATTGGTTTAGTGTGAAGAATTCGTAATGCGCAATCGTTATCATTCGATTAATTGATTCAGTTTAATACTTAGTGTATCGTACGGTTCTGCAAGTTTGCTTTccaatttttacattttttcacTCACCTTTTTACTCTGCTACGGTTTTCTCGAACGATGGTTGTTTAGCTGTGCTATTGTTTCCTAGTTTGTCCGCACTTTGAGGGTGATTATATTTGTGTAggtttgttgctttttagTCTATCGGTTTGCTATGGATGGGCTTTAAAATGTATTCTCTAAAACTTGAATTTGGCCTTACTTGCACACTTGTTGTATGTCCCTCAACCCTTAATATTTGAACATGGTTAAAATCGTTGTATGGTTATGGTGTATCCCCCTGAAACGTCGGATCAATAAAAAGACTCGGACGGGTCACGACGGAACTGGCTGCAAATGTTTCTTCTGAGTTGAATGTTTGTATCTGTTCGCTCGTTTCTTTGGTTTCCCGCAAGGATACTGTAGCCGACAATCCGACTCTGTGCATAAAACCGGGAATACGAATGTCTCACATATCAACACGCACTCCACGACGATTGCTTCCGAAGACGCTTCCTCCCAACGTCCTCTTCACGGTACATGGTTaacttttttgccgttttaaACCTAACACTTCACTCGCTCGACTCGACTCACACCACTCTGGTCAGATATACCTAATAGAACCTATTTtgctaaaaaaaaaagttcaacaaTTCATTAATTCTCTGACTATTCCTTGCACTCCCGTCGCGTTAACGTTATATATTTTACAAGAATCGCTTACACTTTACACGAACACCCTTTGTCCGCTTAATTCTGCTACCAATTTGCGGCGTGCCCGTACTGACTTTAGTTGGTGTAACTTATGGGATACTTTTGCCACGATTAAAATCATCTCACTTACAACTAGCGAacaaatggaaggaaaaacgggatgggaaaaacaaaagtaacCTAACTGCTGGGCCATTCTGTACACGGGTCCCCATTTGGGGTTTGTCCCTTCATTTAACcttctctcgcacacacaaacacgcataaacacacgcacagcatCTCACTAGTAAAGTTAATTGCATCTAACACTCGTCCTGGCACTGCCGTCCTACAGACAGAACGACACCTACATGATATACGCGATCCGCGCTCGCGGAATAGAATGTTCCTGTTCCAATGTGTATTTTGTTGTGGTTATCCTCTAAAAGGCTCCCAGACGGGCGATTTAGCCGGTTGTCGAACCTTCTTAGATCAACCGCTGTTAATCGTACGAACCGCGATCCTTCTTGTTGATGTCGACAAAGTAGATGTCGTCCTGGTGCTGCAGCACGTAGTCGATGAACGCATTGATCGGGCCAATCTCGTCCAGCGACATCTGCTCCTGCTTCGGCCAGATCAGGTTCGGCCCGAACACGATCGCCAGGTTCGACGAGGTCATTTTGTTGAAATCCTTGCGCTCCATTATCTTGCCCAGAAACTCGACGATGTACTTGAACAGCTCGTAGTTCTCCTCTGGCAACCGTTCGCGCAACAGTTGCTTCACGTTGCGCGACCGTTGCTCCTCCGTTTTCCACTCGCCAAACTGTGTGATATCGTCGTAAAGCTCGTACGTGAGCAGCGGTTCCTCGAGCTCGCGCAAGAACGTCTTGAGGAGGGAGGCGGCCACATGCGTATCTTCGTCCGACAGCTGAACCTCTTCGCCGGCGTTTATCTTCGCCCGCAGCTCCTTGATGCGGGCGTAGTTTCCGGACCGCCGGAAGATGCCCTCCGTTTCCACCACTGCAAAATGGattgccgaaaaaaaacgggtgattatacactttctctttctctgagTCACGCAGAGGAAACATCTTAATTAAGAGTACTCTTGAGGGCGGAAAGATTACTCACAAAAGGTGGTGAAAACGAAAAGGGGAAATACGTATGAGGTGACTTCCCACCGACTGACTTACCGTCCGGTAGTGATAGATGATCGACGCACTTTCGCACGATCGGCGGTATACAGTTGAGACAGGCGCTATTTTCGATGATGAATCGCAACGACACCCCGAACTGGGCCGACTTTGGGATGTTCTCGAGCGATCGGCTACTCTTCAGACTAGGTTTTGTGCCCCGCAGCGTGTATCGCGTGCCGTTGTTGATCTTCTCGTCGAACCTGCCGACCGATCACGTGAAGAAAGGAGTTGAAAACGGTTTAGATATACTTTCGGTCTACGTGTAGGCTAAAGTAACTAGAGTAACGCTAGAGTCACTTACTCTCGCACAGGATCGGGCACTTTGAGTGTGTTCAACCCTAGCGATTGCTTCAACTCGTCCAGGCTGCTCGTGTAGATGAGTTTGCTCTTGAACTTCTCGCTGATGATCGGCTTGAAGAAGAACCAAACCATTCTGATGAACGTGGTTGGATGTACCTGTCGATCGCAGAGGACACGCGTATCACAAAATAGAGTTAAATTCTTTGCTGTTGGTACAAACTTGGATAAAGTATCAACATTGAAGCGATCGACACTCACCACATAGAGTTTCTTCAAGTTCTTTTTGAAACTTCGATCGAGCTCCTTGTACGAGTTCCACAGGAACGGGAGGGCCGGCTTGCTGTTGTCCTTCATGCCTTGGTGGAAGTACGCGATGATGTAGTCATTCTGAACGAACTCTTCCATCGATTTGATAATGAAACTGAAAGCAACGATCACACATTATTCACTACTGCACGGTCACATGATCATTGTTGATCACACAATTGAAAAAACTTCCGATTGATAAATGTTAACCCCGGAACTCATTTAACTCACTTTACAACAACTTCCAGCCACGATGTACTTTAAAAAGTGTCCCCCCTTTTGCTAGAAAATCACCTAACGATCACCCATTTGCTCACAATAACCACGACCCATGAAGCGTAAGTCAACCGTTCCGGCCTGATCGACACTGTTTTCCGGCAGCCTCGGTGACCACCTTAACGCGACCCGTGACTGTTGTGTACTGCGGGAGCCAAAGATTATTTTCGTTGGCCACGCCAACAACACCGACGGCGGTGAGCGTGCGGAAGCTGCcaacagcggcggcgacgacgaaggaaATCACGGCACCGTGTTTAACGTAAACGAAAGCAGCACCCCAAGACGCAGACGCCGCCTTTACGTCGTCGATCGTTCTCAGCAGGAGAGTCGAACCGAGTGAGCCGTGTGTCAAGTGCCACAGAGCGGCAGGGCGAAGGAAAGTGAACACGAGGCAAACGAGTTTCCCGAGACCGCGGGTGATGCGGACTCGGTCAGCGGGAAAATTACCCCACCTGGTGCGACCGTCGCCGCGTGTTGCTCTGTGGAACGAAGCGGGGATCACGTCACGaaagtgaaagagaaaaacaaatttcccaaccaagGAAAGGCGCGCCCTGCGGTCGCCGTGCAACCAACGTGGCGTGGGAAGACGTCATCGGCGGCCTCCGAGGACCGCCACGGATGGCGCAATATGTAGCGAGGCGAACCTTCTAAACATAAACAAGCTGCTTCTAATCACGAACCTCACGTGTAAGTAGAGGcgcgccagcgccagtgaCCCTCGGTTGAAGAGTTTAAAGGACGGTACCCGGTGTTCCCGATCCTtcaggtggcggcggcgataaTGTTGCTAATTGATGGACATTGCCACACATCAGGAAGGACTGAAGGTGAGAAAAGAGTTCGGGGGCCCGAAGGTTGGACCAAGGAAAACATTTACTGGCAGACTCTGATGGGGAAGTTCATCAGAATGAAAAGTGAGACGAAAATATCCAAACACTCGTTccgaacggaaaacaatgCGAGAGAGTTTCGGGAAAACGTGAAAAACCAATCTCGGCCGACAGCGACCGCTAGACGGTACACCTTCCAGGAATAATGGCTATTTGGCGCAAGATGAGCAATGTGGCCATTTCTTTGCTCTTTGCTCTTCACCGCGCGACACCACTGACGGACATATGGCAAAAGTTACTTTCTTAGAATTCGAACCGCGCCAAGCCCGTCACCAACACGGTCCTATCCTCACCGTGCGCGTTGCGCATTACGCAGAACACgcggcgatcgcgcgcgcgctttcccaaagcgggaaaattaaatggaaaaaaatccacgaacAGACCCTCGCGGCTTCATCATTATTCGGGTCAGGGATAATGTGGACAAGATGCGTCTGCAGGAACTTGGTACTTTTATACAACATAAAACGAGGTTACCGCTTTACCAAGAACCGTTGGCGCCTTTCCTGGACACTACAACGCGGGACTTACGAGAAATACAATTTATTCCCGTCCCGTGCGGCCCtggtcgatcgattttgtTGTTTACTTTAGAGAAACACTATCTTTATCGCACCGATCCGGTCGCTGTTAACCGCCGTATGGCACCGACGCAATGCTAGTTGGTGCTTCTCGAAATTCGCTGGAAgaagttttaaaataaactgcaCCCGTATTTATTCTGGGCCTCGAACCGGGCGCGCCTGTCTCTCGGGAGCACCTTGGTCGGTGATACGATTACGATGGAGTAGTAGAATTACATCATTGTTTTAAAAAGATTCAATCTAAACGGATCCAGTCGCGAAGCGAATGCGTCAGtgggaaaaaggacaccagctTGGAGAGAACTCAATTAACGGTCTTTGTTTATAGTTCGCAATCAACAGCGGCACATtatccatttccggttcgttgATACGATTGCCTTCTCATCGGACACTGAACCCGTCGAGATGTCcattgctgccgttgccgtgtcGGAAAACTCCGACATCGATCGATGAAACTAGTGACACGCCTATTTCGACTGTGATTAACGGACAGAGTACAAACCGTGCCGTGCATTCGTGGCACCAATTCGATAACATATGGAACTGACCACCGGAAAACGAatgcacacacagacagcgaTAGATACTCACTCGATAAAGATACTCGAATTCAGgtccttccgttccggcaATCGGCACGCGTAGATGGCAATGATCGGTTGGCCCTGCTTATCCGTTCCGATGAATTCGATAAATTTTCGCCTCTTAAAGTCCTTCCGGATGGCATCCTCGTCGGGCTGTGGAGAAAAACATTGGCCCATATCAGCGATCAGTTCCGCTCCGAAACTCGCCCTAAATCCTATCCTACCTCAACCATTTTCAGCTGCTCTTCGTAGTTGTCTGCCTCGAGGGTAGTTTTGATGATTTCGTCTTCCGATGGAATCTCAAACTCGCCTACGGTTTGGATAGAGAAgaagtttatttattgtttcgaaaCGGATTCGTGAACCGTGCCACACGAACGGTAGAGTTCCCACTGGCAGCGACAGACCAACTGAAGGAGCCCCGTTAACGGGCGGCtgacatcatcatccgtcAGCATGACGTCGATAATGGCTTCGAACCGAGTCACTTTATCGGAACTGATAGGGATCACCCTCGCGCCTAAGTAAATTGCCCCATTGCGACGATGGCGCAGTGGTGTGCGCGTCAAAGATACCGGGCGGCTTTTAGTGACAATGAAAATGTGGAACTCCGATAAAAAGGAGTAGAAAAAAGTACTCGACATTCAAGCGCAATCTACAGTGAGTGACATAATTCTAGACACTCTCTAACGCTTTGTAAGGGTCCTAAACGGCCGGAAGACTGGAACTAAAATTGGCAGGATCATCCGGTTGGCAGGTGCCCAGAGCGGAACCACATCGAGCGATGATTCGAAATTGAATCATTTATCCAATCATTGCACCCGACTGCGGTCATTCGGACTCTCTAATGACCTAACGATGTTTCCGCATACCGAAGCGGCTTGCGTCCTTTTATTTTATGGCCATCCCGCAGCCGACGAAGCTTTTTAGgttcaatcaaatcaatttgcaCACGTGCCAACACGTGCCCCAACACGCCCGGTTGCGGCTTTGAAGCAAGAATTCCAACGCGCAACCGGGTTCAACAGGTCCTGGCACAGGCCCCGGAATAATCGTCTAAAACGGGTGCTTCTAATCTGGTTGCGGTTCGAATTTGGGATCGGAGCGGGCGCAAACTTACCGGCATAGTTCGTGTCATCAAACGCGACGGTGccccccggttccggtgtggtCTGCGACAGTTCGGTATCGTCAAACTCCAGGTTCGGCTCGTAGTCGTGCCAATCGGAGAGACTCGGATGTGGATCTTCGGCCGAGTCGATCAGCGGCGCATTCAGCGGTACACCTGGTGTGGGGGCGATAGAGAAATGGCCAGAAATGTTTAGCCGGAAAACTCGTCTCGTTGTGCGACACACTAATTGGAGCTAATTGTAATCAATCAATTCTTGGGGTTCTGCTTGACGTTTACTCCACCGGCGATCattatgatttgatttgatgacTTTCTGCGCCCAACGGACGCAGACCGTGAATAGCGCGTTCGTCGTACGGCGAGAGATGCGAGTCAATGATAATTATTCCAGTTCGGTGCCTTTGCCGTGGTTTTCTGGTACGACGACAGAGCGGCGATGCTGTTGTAATGTATGAAAAAGGATGGTCAGAAACCCATGAAAATGGGCGTTGGGCGTTAGAATTGGTCCGGGGGATCGCTTCACACCTCGCTGCAGTCGACTGACCACCCACAGCCagcggaggcggcggtggtcgttTGCCTGTTTGAGTTTATTGTTCAAGCCGTCTTTTGGGACTCGTCCGTACTGCCACGACTTTGAAGCTTCTTGGTGCTCGGTCAGCCAACAGGTTGatttaatgtttatgttcGAGCCCCCGGAAAGGGTATCCAAAACCCATACATTAAATGATCACCGGGCGGCAGCATGGCTTAAACACGTGCCTTACGCGTATGCGTTTGTTGGCTAATAGCTCCGAGGGTGGAACAACTAATAAAATAATGCTATGCAGGGCGATAAACTTGATCATGGAAAAGAGAATGTTTTGTGGGCCACTTTACACTTTACGGCCAACGCCAGGAACGTCATTaaaattccgtttccgtttaacaattttatcatattttaaaatggcaaataatgcaaacaaaacaatgaattATGGAAACGTAAAATCGGAATACAACTTATAATTGTTTATGGAGACTCCGATGTGGCATTAGTAAGCAGCTCTAGCCGCGTTAAGCTCCCAATCATTCATACTAAAGGGCCTTACTGGTGACTGCCGAACGTTCCACGAAAAGGTTTCCCCTTAAGAACTCGGTACCCTGCGCcacaaaccaaaaacgaaaGTAATCCAATATAGTAGACGGCAACAAGTATCGTGCATCGAGTTCTTCGGAAAAGGAAAGCCCCAGCTGCCCAGGTTGCGTGCCGACTGGAAATTTGATACAATCCCCCTCTAATGTGGCCGCGTTTTGAAGGAACGTTTTCTTTTACTTATCTTTTATCATCATCGAACGGCGATGACGACTTAACGTgctccaccaccggtggccattgATGTCATCGTTAATTAGTTCCGTATCGGGGGCCCCCCGCTTGTGCAccacaacatcatcatcattatgcCGATCACGGTTGATTGAGGCTCCTCGGGCTCCCCGTCCAATCGACCGTGATTATCATCATCTTCCCGATTTAAAACCGCGGCGAAGGTTGTTGCATACGGAGAAGGAGCCACCTTAAGCGCCGCATTCATGCTCATCAGCGGGGGGGATGATGCGTGTCAATCTTCCATTGACCCAAATAGTGCCCTCTGTCGGCTGTCGGGTGTGAACTATATCTCAAGTGCTCCCGCTGTGGCGCTTTTTAATTATAACACCACCAACTGTGCTCCGACTGAGGCAGTCGGCCGGAGCCGAACGGTAATCGACGCTAAGTCCTAGGTACGTTAATCTTATGCCATGGGGCGCTACTAAAGAATTCGAAAGTTTATTTGTATAATATGTAAATTAGTAACTTGCACTAAAGTAGACTTAGCAACAAACCCATTTAACAAGCCATAATGTTTCTAAGTTTATTTCAGTTCTGTTATTGAGTTGTTGGGTAGCGTTCCATTTAATTGTCCCGACGTACGCCGTTGAATAAATGAGAAGCGCTCCCATTGAGCGCTGTATCGAAACGTGTTTGATTGACGCATCCCTTTTATTGGAGTCGCTGTCAGAACCATAAAGAACCATTCTACTCCGAGGGCTTCGTGTGCCTTGTTCCCAGTCAGAAACAAGAGGCAGCTTGTAGAACACGGCGACGGACCGCAAGCGTTTCCTGTTACACACACCGCGAGACCTTCGAGGTGGGCGCTCGCGTGTGGGCCCATGGTCGTTGCAAGTCTCGTCGCCCCCGGAATGCTTAGGTGGGCGCATAAGTCGTACCACCGCACCGGTATCGATGACATTGCGGAACCCTTACATGATTAtcgccgatcagcagcagccgtggGCGGATCAGGGCCTcgtggcacgcacgcacgcataaGCATCGTTATGCAGCCGCGAGTTGCAGCAGTGTGGCGCTTAAATGTGTGTCTTTACATAATTGTGCATCGTGGCTCGTGACTGGACAATCGACGAGAGACGGACACAGCTGGACGATCCCTATTTTCAAACGGGGCGGCGGAACCCAGTGGATTATTAGTTGGCCTCTCCAGTGATGATAGACTTAATAGAGGCACTCTCTAGCTGTTCGtgttgaacgaacgaaaaaggCGCTCTGTGGCGGTGGGGACTCCAAAAAATGTATTGCTCAGAACGATGCAAACTTCGAAACCTGCGTTCCATGCGCCTTAATTGCGCACTCGACGTGAAGGTATGCGCGGCTGATGATCGCATTGATGAACGCataaaaaacgaaccgaaccggggtTTGAAttccgccaccggcacgtCGGCCGTTGCGTGGTGCACATGTAATACATAATCAGGTCCCAGCAATTTATCATaggccacaccacacacggcgGCTCCGAAAATGTATGACTCGATCCTACTGGCGGGGTGTGATTGTGCCCCCCAAACGATCATGTAATGTGCGGTGTAACGGCGCGACGCAGCCAGGTGCGCTAATAATAACACCATGACCAGGTCCGGGGCGCCCGGGCGTGATGATCAGCTGTTAGGGCGGTGTAAAATGTAGCACTACCATGGTACCTTTACTTAGCGCCGACCACAAAGGGCCGGTCGCCTACACCCCAAAACAGTATCACGTGTGACCTTATTATCGTCAGAACCATTTCTTCCGAAACCATTAAAACATCATCTTTGTGTCAAACTGCATCCGAAGGCACGCGAGGCCGCGGTCAAAGCGCAGTCGGTTAAATGCCAATGTCACGTCATttcgacatcatcatcagggGCTTCTTGTGGCCCCAAGGATAGCCGGCGACTATCAATCACACCGAGAACTGGTGGTTGACTGTGCCGCTTCTTGACTTCTGAaccttgctctctctctcgtgtgtCACACGTTCCGAGGGGCCTCTTGAAACTCCGGGCCACGCTTTTCCACGCTTTCTCAGCGCCCATTACGAGCGAGTTTGAGAAACTCTTGAACACGCCAGCCAAGTCAACACCAGACTCCGGTGCAGGGAGGGACTGCCGGCCATCACTAATACCCATCTGCCGCGAGCCTCCCCGCTTATTAGCTTGCGTCATTACGCGGATCGCTTCCTGGCTTGACATTCTTCGCGGAGTCGCGCGGcgcaatttttatttcggccACAATGTAATAGATTTTCCTCACCGAAAagcgaaggagaaaaaaaagggaccacCATCGGTCCGCCAGATGGCCCAATGTGTTCTGGTTTCGTTCCCGTAGGTTAACAAAAACCACCCAACCGAAGGCGATTTCAGCTGATCGGGTGAGAATCGCTTACGTCCGCGCGCTAAACGTATGAGATAAGCGCGTTGGAGAAGCgcgttcgagttcgagtgaTTTATTTTCGTGGCGCACCTCGCAAGACGTAATTAAAACGGGCCGCGGAACGAATGGCGCTGTTGCGAATTTAGcgattaaaatatttcattcaacCGCACCGCAATTTTTAAACCGATAAACATTATTGATTCACATTCTCCGGAATGGCGCTGGAAttgagccaaaaaaaaatggcgaagaaatAGAATTCTGTAAATCATTTCCTGGCCCGTCCAGGGCTCAGCAGCGTGAGGGATTATCGGCGGTGTGAACTTGAGAGTCGGCTCCGAGGGGTGTTGGCGATGAACCTTTGTGAACCCTACGACACCCGAGGGGGTCACAGGTCCTGCGCAGCCCGGTAATACCGGTAATGGACCGGGGGGACTCAAACACTCGAACCCAAAGGGCGGGCGTTTGGAAGGTGATTAgattgtgtttcttttttcgggccCGTAATGTACGTCAAAAAAAGGAGGAACTCTTTTGGGAATAACGCGACGTGGTGTGGTTGGTGTCCCTGCTCGCCGGACGGTTCGGCAACAAAACTCCCATAATTCACACGCCACACTccgcgtgtggtgtgtgtcgcTAGCCAGCCACGTGACCGCTACATCTTGAACGTGAACGGAACATTTATCTTGCGACCCTTCTTGCAGCATCAGAACCCGCACGGGAGCGAGATGATTCCATGATTCAATCAACCTtcgcaaacggaacggtacgCACCGAGGGACGCCACCTTCACCACGAGGACAACTCAattggtaaatatttattttgcaatttacatttgtttttgtatttacTTTTTGCAGATCATTTATTTGTGCGAATGTGATCGCTCACAACACGGTCGATGCGGTTAACGAAATCAATCCTGATGttgattaaaa
Coding sequences within it:
- the LOC128269188 gene encoding rho GTPase-activating protein 68F, which translates into the protein MDAVTANVGYQQGPKGLPIKLPGVPLNAPLIDSAEDPHPSLSDWHDYEPNLEFDDTELSQTTPEPGGTVAFDDTNYAGEFEIPSEDEIIKTTLEADNYEEQLKMVEPDEDAIRKDFKRRKFIEFIGTDKQGQPIIAIYACRLPERKDLNSSIFIDFIIKSMEEFVQNDYIIAYFHQGMKDNSKPALPFLWNSYKELDRSFKKNLKKLYVVHPTTFIRMVWFFFKPIISEKFKSKLIYTSSLDELKQSLGLNTLKVPDPVREFDEKINNGTRYTLRGTKPSLKSSRSLENIPKSAQFGVSLRFIIENSACLNCIPPIVRKCVDHLSLPDVVETEGIFRRSGNYARIKELRAKINAGEEVQLSDEDTHVAASLLKTFLRELEEPLLTYELYDDITQFGEWKTEEQRSRNVKQLLRERLPEENYELFKYIVEFLGKIMERKDFNKMTSSNLAIVFGPNLIWPKQEQMSLDEIGPINAFIDYVLQHQDDIYFVDINKKDRGSYD